From the genome of Gemmobacter aquarius:
TCGGATTTCTGATCTCGATCACCGCCCTTCCCGCTTTGGCCGAAACCGCACCAAAGCCCGGCAGCCATGATGCCCGCGTGACCTATGCCACCTATCAAGAGGGGCAGGTCTACCGGATCAACACACGCCTCAGGAATGTGACCCTCGTTGAACTTGGTGAAGGCGAGAAGATCCAGTCGATTGCCATCGGCGATCTCGAAAGCTTCAAGATCGACAAGCTGGAGCGCGCCAATCTCTTCATCATCAAGCCCGTCGTCACCGGGGCCACGACCAACCTGACGGTCGAGACGCAGCGCAATATTTACTTTTTGCAGGTCACCGAAGGTGGCCGTGGAGAACCGAACTATTCGGTGAAGTTCACCGTGCCGGGCAGCACGCGTGCCGCCACCGCCGGCAGCGATATCCCCGCCTCCCTGCCCATGACCTACAAGATCATGAAAAAGGGCCGCGCCTTGCCCGCATTCGCACCGGTGTCGATTTCGGATGACGGGCGGAAGACCACTTTCGTGATCACACCCGGCGCGCCAATGCCGACGATCTTCCGGGCCGATGCCAAGGGGCAGGAATACTCGGTTAATTCTTCCGTCCGCGGGACCACCATCACCGTCAGCACCCGTTCTGAGCGTTGGGTGCTGCGCTATGGCGATGAATATGTTTGCGTGACCGGTGACGCGGGAGTCAGCCAATGAGCGACGAGACGCAGGCCGAAAAACTCACCGCCCGCATGGAGCGCATGAAACCTTCCGAGGCCCCAAAGCGCCGCCGGGGCATAAACCCCTACGCGCTTTCCGCCATGACAGCCGTCGCCGGTGTCGGCGTTGGGGCATGGCTGGTGCTGGCCGCACCCGATGCCCCTGCCCCAGCACCCGCGATCGAGACCGCTTCGGTCAGCGATTTTCAGGGCGATGGCACGGGAACCGACGGGTTCAGCGTGTCACGGCCAAAGCCGCAGATTGTCCCGGCAGCACCAGACACCTCGGAGGCAGAACGGCTGCAGGCCGAGATCGAGGCGCTGAACGCCCAGATCGCCGATCTGAACGCCAATCCGGTGACCGTCACCGACGAGGCGGCACTGGCAGACCTCAAGGCGCAGGTTGCGGCCCTCGATGCCGATGCAAAGGCCCGCGCGGCAGCGCTGTCCGATCTCGAGCGCGAAAACATCCGCCTTCAGACCGAGCTCGAGACCAAGGCGCTGATCGACGGAGACTCTGAGGCTGAGGCGGCGCGCGCCCGGGAAGAAGAACTGGCTCGGCGCAGGCAAGAGGCCGAAATGCTGAACGAGGCGCAGATCCATTCCGATATGGTGGCCTTGCGCTTCAGCATGGATATGGGCGGAGAGGCTGGCGCCGCAGCCCCTCCCACGGGTGCGCCGGGACAGGCCGCCACCGGCGATGATGCATTCCGCAGGGCGGGGGCAAAGGCGGCTGAAGTCCGACAAGCCGAGGTCATCGCCGATCCAGCCCATACCGTCATGCAGGGCACGCTGATTGAGGCGGCCCTAGAGACCGCGATCAGCACGGATCTGGCAGGAAATGTCTCTGCCATCGTCAGCCACGATGTCTGGTCGTTTGATATGTCCCGCGTGCTGATCCCGCGCGGCTCGCGTCTCTTCGGGCGCTACGATTCCGAAGTTGATGCAGGACAGCGGCGCGTGCTGATCGCCTGGGACCGGCTGGTCACCACCGATGGGCAGTCCGTCACCCTTGCCGCCTATGGCACCGACCGCATCGGGCGCTCGGGCCTGCCTGGCACAGTCCGAAACCACTTCCTTCAGCGGTTCGGCACGGCCGCTCTGATTTCCCTCATCGGTGCCGTACCAACACTGGCAGCCGACAAATACGCGGCCAATGAAGTGGCTTCGGACACCGCTGAAAACGTCGGCACCGATTTGGGCGAGGCGGTCAACACCGTGATGGCCGATTATCTCAGCATCCCGCCGACGATCAGCGTCAACCAGGGCGCGGTCGTGATGATACGCGTCGATGCGGATCTGGCGTTTTACTGATGAGCTATCTCGACACCTATCTCGGGCAGCTCGACGCCGCCTTGTCGGATCCGGCCGTCATGGAACTGGCGATCAATGCCGACGGGTCGATCTGGCTGGAGCGTGCGGGGCAGATTCACATGACCCCAAGCGGGCTTGCCGCCCTGCCGGCGCGGTCTGTGCGCGATTTGGCCTCCCAGATCGCAAACTCGACCTCGAACACCTTCACGGAAACCGCACCGCTGGTTTCGGCGGCAGTGCGGTATCGCGATCTGATGCTGCGCTGTCAGGTGGTGGGCTCCCCTGCCGTCTCGGGCGGCACAGTGATCGGTATCCGGGTGTTTCGATCCCAGCACGGAGATGTTCGGCGCGTCGCCAAATCCTTCAGCTTCCTGAGAGGACAGGAAAACTCCCTGGAAGAGGAGCGCCGCGCGATGGTGGCAGAGATCCGCGCCGGATCGGAAGGGGCGGATGTCGAGGCTTTCTTGGGCAAGCTGGTCTCCGAGCGGCTGAACGTCATCGTCTCGGGCGGCACCTCGACCGGCAAGACCGAGCTTGGCCGAAAGCTCTTGGAAATGGTCGCGGCCGATGAGCGCATCGTCACGATTGAGGATTCCCTCGAACTTCTGCCCGGCCAGCCCAATACCGTCAGTCTCATCGCGCAGCGTGACGAGGGCTCGCCTCGGTCTGCCGACAAGCTCTTGCAGGCAACGCTGCGTTTGCGACCTGACCGGATCATCCTGGGCGAATTGCGCGGTGCCGAGGCCGCGACGTTTCTGGACGCGATCAACACCGGGCATTCGGGTTCGTTCACCACGTTGCACGCCCATTCGGCGCGCAAGGCCATGGACCGGCTGGCGCTTCTGGTGATGGCCCAAGGCACCAAGCTCAGTTTTGGCGAAGTGATCCGATACCTGCAAACCTCGATCGACGTGATCCTGCAGATGGGCCGCATCGGCGACCAGCGCGGGATCATGGAGATGTATTTCCCCGGCCTCGACGACTGACGCCAGCGCGGAACCCGACAGCGCCCCCCTCCTCTTCCCTCTTTCCGGCTCTTTGCCCCGCAGGTACCCCATGGAAAACGACAGCAATGCAGGGCTGAACCGCCCAGAAACAGAGCGCCGTGATTTGGAGCGTCCTGCAACCGAGCGACACAAGGAATATTTCTCGGTCCGGCTGACCCTTTCAGGGGCGGCGCAAGAATTCGAAGACTCGCGCCAAGCTGGCGAGGCCTTCTTCCGCGCCGATCCTGCCGAGCGGCCCTCGGTCGCGCATATCGATGGCAACACCGCGCGCACCATGGCCCGGACAGAGATCCACGGGGCCAATGAGACAGGCGAGACGCGGTACTTCAAATCTCTGCCGGACTCGCATGCGCCGGATGCCGAGTTCCGCGCCGGGTTTTTGAATGCGATGGAAGCATCGCTGACGGAACGGTTGGGCAAAGTCGAGTGGGGCAAGGATGGGCCGGCCGTGACCGAACGGATGGATACCGGATTGAGGGATGATCTCGAGGCCTTCGCGCGCCGCGCGCCGGAAAAGGCAGCGGCGATTTGGGCGGACCACAGCGACGCGGTCCCACCCGGGCCGACATTGCGCGCGGCAGTGCAAGCCCGGGAGGAAGTGGCGGATCGCGAAGTGGCAGCCTCCCAGGACACCCTTGCCGAAAGACCACCCATCATCGCTGCAGGCGACTGGGTCACCACTGATGCAAATGTCGAGTTGCGGCCCGTGGCGGTTGCAACCGACCGAGGGATTCACACGGGCTACGAGGCAAATCTGCCGGGAGGGGCGAGTGAGCTCACCGTCTCGGAGCGCACCTTTCCAAATTCCCGCGAGGCCCTGCGCTACGCCCATGATTTCTACGAGGGTGGCGAAGAAGGTCTTGATCTGGCCGTGAAGCGCGCGGCCGAGGTGGACCGCGCGTTGGTGGAAGAACCCGATCGCGGGCCGGAAGGGCTTGTCCTTGAACATCGGCCACAGCCCGAATTCGCCCGCCCCGAGACCGCAATCTATGCAGGCGAAGATGCGCAGCTCGTCCTGACCCTTGGCCGGGACAATGAAAACACCCGCTATCTGGCCGAGCGGCTCGTCGCCGACCCGGAGTTTCGCAAGGTGGTGGCCGAGCATATCCCCGATGCAGAGGCCACGCTTGGTACAGGTCGCTTTGTCGACGGCGAAGGCTCTAGCGGCTTTCTGCCCGACGAGCTTTTGGCCGTCACCTCCTACGGTCGCGATGGTGGGGCCGAGGTTCTGGCGAAGTTTCCTGATGAAGGGCCACTCAGTGAAGCCTTGGCCAAGCATCTGACGCAAAGCCCGGTGGTGGCGGCCTATGTCGAAGAAGAACGGCAGCGGAGCGATTTTGCTTCCGACCCTGCGCGGGCAATCTCGGCTTGGGTGGCGCAATCTACAGCCCAGATCGACAGATTGCCCTCGGACCGACAAGACGACCTCCGCGCGGAAATGCAGGGCATCGCCAAAGAGGCGACGGCAGCCTTTGGGCTGGATCGCGCAGTTGCCGAACCCGAGGCACCCGCCCGTTCGACAATCTACAGCACTGCGATCAGCACGAACGCCGTGACTGTGCGCGGCTCTGAAACAGAACTTCAGACCGAGAGCGCAAGCAGCCTTCGGGATGAATTGCGGCTGCGAGCGAGCTTGGTTGGGATCGACGCCAGAAAGCTCGAGAAGCGGCTGGAGACCGGGGCCACAAACGCCCGAGAGGAAGAAGCTTGGGTGAAATCCGACATCGCCGAAGTCGCAAAGTTTCGGGGTTATGACCTGAACAGCACGCAGGGCCGTGGAGCCGCAGCAGAGCGGTTGGATCGCTTCTATGAGCGCGCCGCCGAGCTGATCCAGTCCGCCCGCAGCATCGAGGTGTCGCGAGGACCTGATCTGATGGTCGAGGCTTTGGGCAAAATGGCAAAGGTTCACGCGCACCAAGGTTCCGTCTCCTTCCGCAACGAGGATCAGGCGCGGGATTTCGTCGAAGAAATGAAAGAGCGCTACGGGGCGAACGTGTTGAAAGACATCGCCGCTGGCCGTACCGAGGCATTGGCCAAGGATGTACCGGATCCGGCCGTACGGGCGGCGATGGCAGTGGCCGTCGTTTCGGCTGCCAAAGAACATCCCTCGCTTGGTCTCAGCGCGCATGAAGCGGAGGCAGCAGAACGCAGAATGGTGGCGCAAGCGGCGTCGCGGCCACCGGAACACGCGCGGGCATATGCTCACGATCGCAATCAAGACCGGGAGTTTTGATCATGCAACGCATTGCACTGCTGCTTCCCCTTGGTCTCACGTCCGGCCTGCTGGTTGGTCTGATCGCCGGAGGGCTCGTTCTCAACCTGATCTTGGGGCGCGATCCGAATGCGACCGGCATCTTTGTCCTGATAGCTGAGTTTCCCGGCTTTGCCCGGCTGACCTCCGTGCCCTGGGTCTTGCCTTGGCAAATCGTCGGCGCGTCCACCGTGCTCTTCACGGTTGCGGCCGTCGCACTAACCTTTCGCCAACAGCTCACCGAATACGGTCAGGCCAAGTTCCAGTCGAAGGCGGAGATGAAAGCCAATGGCCTTCTGCAGCCCTTGGGGGCGGGAATGGTCTTCGGCAAACTCGGGGCCCCTTCCAAGACCGCGCCGTATGTCAGCGCCACTTTCCAGAAATTCCCGCATTGCCTCGTCGTGGCACCTACGCGGGCCGGCAAGGGCGTGGGCTATGTCATCCCGAACACCCTCCTCTTTAACGGCAGCATCGTTGTCCTCGACGTGAAGGGCGAGATTTTCGAGGCCACTTCCCGGCACCGCCAGGCCGAAGGCGACGCGGTCTATCGCTTCTCACCCTTCGATTTCGAACATCCGACCCATCGCTACAACCCGCTCGAGCGCGTCGCCCGCATTGAAAATCTCGAACAACGCTACACGGAGCTGGCCAAGATATCGGACTACTTCTTGACGGTTTCGGACAAGGGGACGGCTGGTGACTTCCTGACCGAGGGACGTGAGCTTTTCGTGGCCGCTGGCCTTCTGGCCATTGAGCGGGGCAGACCCACGATCGGCGAGATCAGCCGCATCCTCTTTGGACGGGGTGCTACCCAGGAGGTTTACGGCGAGCATGCCGAAGAAGTGAAACACCCCAACGCGGCTCAGACCTTCCGCAAGTTCGCGGGCTATTCTGACCGGACCTTGTCCTCCCACGCCTCGGTCCTTGGCGGAGCGGGCATGACACTGTGGAACAACCCAGCCGTCGATCGCGCGACCTCCGGCAATGACTTTTCCTTCGCCGATCTCCGAAAGCGACCGATGTCGATCTATGTCGTGGTCAATGCCGACGACATTCGCACCCTGTCGCCTCTGGTGCGCTTGTTCTTCGGCGAGCTCATCGCCACCATGCGCTCCACCCTCCCCGACCCGAAATCAGAGCCCTGGCCCGTTATGGTCATGCTGGATGAGTTCGACCAACTGGGGCCAATGCCCATTGTCGAGCAGGCCCTGAAACAGCTCGCTGGGCATGGCGCGCGCGTGTCGATCATCACCCAGTCGATCCCCGGTCTCGACAATATCTACGGCGAAAACGTCCGCCTGTCGCTCGAGTCCGCCGCCGGCATGAAGCTCTATCTAGCCGCCAACGACAAAAAGACGGCGGGGGAGATTTCGGACGCTCTGGGCAAGACGACGAAGCTATCGGTGTCAGACAGCGTCTCGCGGGATCGGGATTTCATGCAGCGCCGATCAGTCAGTCGGCGGATGGAGGAACGGCCGCTGTTGACCCCGGACGAGGTGCGGCGATTGAACCCGGATCAGGCTATCCTCATCCCGGAGAGGCAGAACCCGCTTCTGGTCCACCGGATCGTCTATTTCCAGGACCCAACATTCAAGAAGCTGTTTGATGCCCAGAAGGGTGCCCTGCCTTATCCGCCCAAGGAAGCTGCGGACGTGCAGGTCCTGACCCAACGGATGGAGGCGTTGGAACGGCGGCTGGCTGAAAAGATGGTAGTCGATTTTGTGCAGCCGGAGAAGGTGAAGGAAGAAGCACCGACGGAGCTTGAACCGAAACTGGCGGCGGAGATTGTGGCGCGGGAGGAGGCTACACGGCAAATACCAACGGTGGCGGCAGATGCTCAAGCTCCTCAGATCACGAAACAATCCGAGCGCTCCGTTGAAGTCCAAGTGAATCTCGAAGTCCTGAAACCGCCGGCAGCAATCTCGGTAGCCCGGATGAACAAGTTCACCCTCAAGCTTCAGGCACAAGACGCATAGGTGCCATTGTGCGCATCACGAAGGACCCCAGTCCGAATCAGGCAGAGTGCCCTTTGGGAGGGCCACACCACGGACAAAAACCCGCAAAGGTTCTGTCATGGGTGTCTGTCCGACTTAAGCTCTTGATGCGGTGTAAGGCAAGAGGCAGGGACAGAAGCCGTTCAGAATGCGGGCAGCTTCCGCACCCTCAGTGGTTTCAATGATGCCTACGCCAGATCAGGACGCTGGCATCGCTTCCCTGCTTCGCACAAACTTGTCCCTCGCTTTGCCCGACAGATCGAACCCTATGTCGCGCGCGGCCAAGTGGAAGTTCGCATCGAC
Proteins encoded in this window:
- a CDS encoding TrbI/VirB10 family protein, whose translation is MSDETQAEKLTARMERMKPSEAPKRRRGINPYALSAMTAVAGVGVGAWLVLAAPDAPAPAPAIETASVSDFQGDGTGTDGFSVSRPKPQIVPAAPDTSEAERLQAEIEALNAQIADLNANPVTVTDEAALADLKAQVAALDADAKARAAALSDLERENIRLQTELETKALIDGDSEAEAARAREEELARRRQEAEMLNEAQIHSDMVALRFSMDMGGEAGAAAPPTGAPGQAATGDDAFRRAGAKAAEVRQAEVIADPAHTVMQGTLIEAALETAISTDLAGNVSAIVSHDVWSFDMSRVLIPRGSRLFGRYDSEVDAGQRRVLIAWDRLVTTDGQSVTLAAYGTDRIGRSGLPGTVRNHFLQRFGTAALISLIGAVPTLAADKYAANEVASDTAENVGTDLGEAVNTVMADYLSIPPTISVNQGAVVMIRVDADLAFY
- a CDS encoding type IV secretory system conjugative DNA transfer family protein — translated: MQRIALLLPLGLTSGLLVGLIAGGLVLNLILGRDPNATGIFVLIAEFPGFARLTSVPWVLPWQIVGASTVLFTVAAVALTFRQQLTEYGQAKFQSKAEMKANGLLQPLGAGMVFGKLGAPSKTAPYVSATFQKFPHCLVVAPTRAGKGVGYVIPNTLLFNGSIVVLDVKGEIFEATSRHRQAEGDAVYRFSPFDFEHPTHRYNPLERVARIENLEQRYTELAKISDYFLTVSDKGTAGDFLTEGRELFVAAGLLAIERGRPTIGEISRILFGRGATQEVYGEHAEEVKHPNAAQTFRKFAGYSDRTLSSHASVLGGAGMTLWNNPAVDRATSGNDFSFADLRKRPMSIYVVVNADDIRTLSPLVRLFFGELIATMRSTLPDPKSEPWPVMVMLDEFDQLGPMPIVEQALKQLAGHGARVSIITQSIPGLDNIYGENVRLSLESAAGMKLYLAANDKKTAGEISDALGKTTKLSVSDSVSRDRDFMQRRSVSRRMEERPLLTPDEVRRLNPDQAILIPERQNPLLVHRIVYFQDPTFKKLFDAQKGALPYPPKEAADVQVLTQRMEALERRLAEKMVVDFVQPEKVKEEAPTELEPKLAAEIVAREEATRQIPTVAADAQAPQITKQSERSVEVQVNLEVLKPPAAISVARMNKFTLKLQAQDA
- a CDS encoding ATPase, T2SS/T4P/T4SS family, which codes for MSYLDTYLGQLDAALSDPAVMELAINADGSIWLERAGQIHMTPSGLAALPARSVRDLASQIANSTSNTFTETAPLVSAAVRYRDLMLRCQVVGSPAVSGGTVIGIRVFRSQHGDVRRVAKSFSFLRGQENSLEEERRAMVAEIRAGSEGADVEAFLGKLVSERLNVIVSGGTSTGKTELGRKLLEMVAADERIVTIEDSLELLPGQPNTVSLIAQRDEGSPRSADKLLQATLRLRPDRIILGELRGAEAATFLDAINTGHSGSFTTLHAHSARKAMDRLALLVMAQGTKLSFGEVIRYLQTSIDVILQMGRIGDQRGIMEMYFPGLDD
- a CDS encoding TrbG/VirB9 family P-type conjugative transfer protein, with the translated sequence MTHPLTLPALGFLISITALPALAETAPKPGSHDARVTYATYQEGQVYRINTRLRNVTLVELGEGEKIQSIAIGDLESFKIDKLERANLFIIKPVVTGATTNLTVETQRNIYFLQVTEGGRGEPNYSVKFTVPGSTRAATAGSDIPASLPMTYKIMKKGRALPAFAPVSISDDGRKTTFVITPGAPMPTIFRADAKGQEYSVNSSVRGTTITVSTRSERWVLRYGDEYVCVTGDAGVSQ